A genomic region of Nitrospirota bacterium contains the following coding sequences:
- a CDS encoding YraN family protein produces MSLLNKLLGREGEDLAARFLMKQGYRILERNYCTRSGEIDLVALHDGAVVFVEVKTRTSDVFGAPELAVTPRKQQRMVKAALAYIKQRKLHQVPCRFDVVAITTAAKQEVEHIRNAFEMDHTRY; encoded by the coding sequence TTGAGTCTGCTGAACAAACTGCTCGGCAGAGAAGGAGAGGACCTGGCCGCGCGGTTCCTGATGAAGCAGGGGTACCGGATCCTGGAACGGAACTATTGCACCCGAAGCGGTGAGATCGACCTTGTCGCCCTGCATGACGGCGCTGTGGTGTTCGTTGAGGTAAAAACGAGAACGAGCGACGTCTTTGGCGCGCCGGAACTCGCGGTCACTCCCCGGAAGCAGCAGCGGATGGTCAAGGCGGCGCTCGCGTACATCAAACAGAGAAAGCTTCATCAGGTCCCCTGCCGGTTCGATGTGGTGGCCATCACTACAGCCGCGAAACAGGAAGTGGAGCACATCCGGAACGCATTCGAGA